A genome region from Mycolicibacterium litorale includes the following:
- a CDS encoding acyl-CoA synthetase — protein MTDGVSFDLSTVFATVAEAVPDNTFLVWRDRRLSYADANARVDGVAHYLTSVGLGCHTERDRLLGHESGQDHLGVYLRNGNEYLEAMIGSYRARVAPFNVNYRYVGEELTYLLTDADAKALVYGAEFAPQVAAVREQLPNLRVLIQVADDSGNELLPGAVDYESILTTPAPSCGMPVPTGDDLYILYTGGTTGMPKGVLWRQHDIFLSSMGGRPFGSDTFLSSYEELAERARAGAGAMGLLMIPPFMHGAAQWAAYNAVTMGGRLAIPDHVDRLHADDALRVAARERVLSIPMVGDAVARPLLDEIERGDYDLSGLVTLTNGGAPLSPTVRDRILAALPHVIVMDAVGSSESGAQMSTYASAGAEVEAATFTPQSDTAVVSADFSRVLQPGEGQGWLARRDLVPLGYLGDEAKTAKTFPTIDGVRWSVPGDRANLLEDGRIQLLGRDSVTINSGGEKIFAEEVERAVAAHPAVYDVVVVGRPSERWGSEVVAVVQFAEGESATDEELAEVCSRSIARYKVPKVFIRTEKVVRSPAGKADYRWAKSVATESVSS, from the coding sequence ATGACCGACGGTGTGAGCTTTGATCTGTCGACCGTATTCGCCACGGTGGCGGAGGCGGTTCCCGACAACACGTTCCTGGTGTGGCGGGACCGGCGGCTCAGCTATGCCGACGCCAATGCGCGCGTGGACGGTGTCGCGCACTATCTGACGTCGGTCGGCCTGGGGTGCCACACCGAGCGCGACCGCCTGCTCGGTCACGAATCCGGTCAAGACCACCTCGGCGTCTACCTGCGCAACGGCAACGAGTACCTCGAGGCGATGATCGGCAGCTACCGCGCCCGTGTCGCACCGTTCAACGTCAACTATCGCTACGTCGGCGAAGAACTCACCTACCTGCTCACCGACGCCGACGCCAAGGCGCTCGTGTACGGCGCGGAGTTCGCACCCCAGGTGGCGGCGGTGCGCGAGCAGCTGCCGAATCTGCGGGTGCTGATCCAGGTCGCCGACGACTCGGGTAACGAATTGTTGCCCGGCGCAGTCGATTACGAGTCGATCCTCACCACGCCCGCACCATCGTGCGGGATGCCGGTGCCGACCGGGGACGACCTTTACATCCTCTACACCGGCGGCACCACCGGGATGCCGAAGGGCGTGCTGTGGCGCCAGCACGACATCTTCCTGTCGTCGATGGGCGGCCGGCCGTTCGGCAGTGACACGTTCCTGTCGTCGTATGAGGAGCTCGCCGAGCGCGCGCGGGCCGGCGCCGGTGCGATGGGGCTGCTGATGATCCCGCCCTTCATGCACGGCGCCGCGCAGTGGGCGGCGTACAACGCGGTGACGATGGGCGGCCGGCTGGCCATCCCCGACCACGTCGACCGGCTGCACGCCGACGACGCGCTGCGGGTCGCCGCCCGGGAGCGGGTGTTGAGCATTCCGATGGTCGGCGACGCGGTCGCCCGCCCGCTGCTCGACGAGATCGAGCGCGGGGACTACGACCTGTCCGGCCTCGTCACCTTGACCAACGGCGGCGCCCCGCTGTCGCCGACGGTGCGCGACCGCATCCTCGCGGCGCTACCGCACGTGATCGTCATGGACGCCGTGGGATCCTCGGAGTCCGGTGCGCAGATGAGCACCTACGCCAGTGCCGGCGCGGAGGTCGAGGCCGCGACCTTCACACCGCAGAGCGACACCGCGGTGGTGTCCGCTGACTTCAGTCGCGTGCTACAGCCCGGTGAGGGTCAGGGGTGGCTGGCGCGGCGCGATCTGGTCCCGCTCGGATACCTCGGCGACGAGGCCAAGACCGCCAAGACGTTCCCCACCATCGACGGGGTGCGCTGGTCGGTACCCGGTGACCGGGCGAACCTGTTGGAGGACGGCCGCATCCAGTTGCTCGGCCGCGATTCGGTGACCATCAACTCCGGCGGCGAGAAGATCTTCGCCGAGGAGGTGGAACGGGCGGTCGCGGCGCATCCCGCCGTGTACGACGTCGTGGTGGTCGGCCGGCCCTCGGAACGCTGGGGCAGTGAGGTCGTCGCGGTCGTGCAGTTCGCCGAGGGTGAGTCCGCGACCGACGAGGAGCTGGCCGAGGTGTGCTCCCGGTCGATCGCCCGATACAAGGTGCCGAAAGTGTTCATCCGGACCGAGAAGGTGGTGCGCTCGCCGGCGGGCAAGGCCGACTACCGCTGGGCCAAATCGGTTGCCACCGAGAGCGTCAGCAGCTGA
- a CDS encoding nuclear transport factor 2 family protein, which yields MTFTRAELLTAVERSPQLVAEHDRAGWVGLYTPDAQIEDPVGSRPHRGIAEIDRFYATFIAPREIAFQVRGDVVVDDTVIRDADLEVRMSGGVTMRIPAVLRYDLAAVGGDLKITRLQAFWELPGMVGKFLRNGPRAVPAGAALSVALLRNQGLGGAAGFLTGLRGAGTTGKRHVDEFLRDATAGNEVAVRRRLGKGARITVGERHPLTGAELLALLAGARWDKLIAAGRHVVAAIESPAAERGVLIADVESRPFTITRLRVFAGPGLTGVDRG from the coding sequence ATGACCTTCACCCGAGCGGAACTGCTGACCGCTGTCGAACGCTCACCGCAGTTGGTGGCAGAGCACGACCGCGCGGGCTGGGTCGGGCTCTACACACCGGACGCGCAGATCGAGGACCCCGTCGGCAGCCGTCCGCACCGGGGCATCGCAGAGATCGACCGCTTCTACGCCACCTTCATCGCCCCTCGGGAGATCGCCTTCCAGGTCCGCGGCGACGTGGTGGTCGACGACACCGTCATCCGCGACGCCGACCTCGAGGTGCGGATGTCCGGGGGTGTGACCATGCGAATCCCCGCCGTGCTGCGCTACGACCTCGCCGCGGTCGGCGGTGACCTGAAGATCACCCGCCTGCAGGCGTTCTGGGAACTGCCCGGCATGGTCGGGAAGTTCCTGCGCAACGGACCCCGCGCGGTGCCCGCCGGCGCCGCCCTGAGTGTCGCGCTCCTACGCAACCAGGGGCTCGGCGGCGCAGCGGGGTTCCTCACGGGGCTGCGCGGCGCGGGCACCACCGGCAAACGTCACGTCGACGAATTCCTGCGCGACGCCACGGCCGGGAACGAGGTGGCGGTGCGGCGCAGGCTCGGCAAGGGTGCGCGCATCACCGTCGGTGAGCGTCACCCGCTCACCGGAGCCGAGCTGCTCGCGCTGCTGGCCGGCGCACGCTGGGACAAGCTGATCGCCGCGGGCCGGCACGTGGTCGCCGCGATCGAGTCACCCGCCGCGGAACGGGGCGTGCTGATCGCCGACGTCGAGAGCCGGCCGTTCACCATCACGCGCCTGCGCGTCTTCGCCGGACCGGGGTTAACGGGAGTTGACCGCGGGTAG
- a CDS encoding cyclopropane mycolic acid synthase family methyltransferase, giving the protein MGTPPDDRDALTPHFDDVQAHYDLSDDFFALFLDPTRTYSCAYFERDDMTLEEAQLAKIDLALGKLGLQPGMTLLDVGCGWGSTMLRAIERYDVNVIGLTLSENQRAHVQTRFAADPSTRSKTILLQGWEQFDQPVDRIVSIGAFEHFGHERYDAFFEMAHRVLPDDGVMLLHTITGLHPNEMAERGMPLSFQFARFVRFIVTEIFPGGRLPSIPMVEERATAAGFTVTRVQSLQPHYARTLDIWAAALESRRDEAIAIQSEEVYERYMKYLTGCAEMFRVGYIDVDQFTLEK; this is encoded by the coding sequence ATGGGAACCCCACCGGACGACCGGGACGCACTGACACCGCACTTCGACGACGTCCAAGCCCACTACGACCTGTCCGACGACTTCTTCGCCCTGTTCCTGGATCCGACCCGCACGTACAGCTGCGCCTACTTCGAACGCGACGACATGACGCTCGAGGAAGCCCAGCTCGCCAAGATCGACCTTGCGCTGGGCAAGCTCGGGCTGCAGCCGGGTATGACGCTGCTCGACGTCGGCTGCGGCTGGGGTTCGACCATGCTGCGCGCGATCGAGCGCTACGACGTCAACGTCATCGGACTCACGCTGTCGGAGAACCAGCGGGCGCACGTGCAGACCCGGTTCGCCGCCGACCCGAGCACCCGCTCCAAGACCATCCTGCTGCAGGGGTGGGAGCAGTTCGACCAGCCCGTCGACCGGATCGTGTCGATCGGCGCGTTCGAACATTTCGGGCACGAGCGCTACGACGCGTTCTTCGAAATGGCCCATCGGGTGCTGCCCGACGACGGGGTGATGCTGCTGCACACCATCACCGGGCTGCACCCCAACGAGATGGCCGAGCGCGGGATGCCGCTGTCGTTCCAGTTCGCCCGCTTCGTGCGGTTCATCGTCACCGAGATCTTCCCCGGTGGCCGGCTGCCGTCGATCCCGATGGTCGAGGAACGGGCCACCGCGGCCGGATTCACCGTCACACGCGTGCAATCGCTACAACCGCACTACGCCAGGACTCTCGACATCTGGGCCGCCGCGCTCGAATCGCGCCGCGACGAGGCGATCGCCATCCAGTCCGAAGAGGTCTACGAGCGGTACATGAAGTACCTGACCGGATGCGCCGAGATGTTCCGTGTCGGCTACATCGACGTCGATCAGTTCACGCTCGAGAAGTAG
- a CDS encoding type 1 glutamine amidotransferase domain-containing protein, translating into MPNELQGRKIAFLAADGVEKVELEQPRAAVEKAGGQVELLSVGSGEIEARNHDLEPAGKFSVDRVVGDASVEEFDGLVLPGGTVNPDKLRLDESAVAFVRDFVRSGKPVAAICHGPWTLVEADVVRDRTLTSYASIRTDLRNAGATVVDQEVCIDGNLITSRSPKDLPAFCQAITDQFANTPAHT; encoded by the coding sequence ATGCCGAACGAACTGCAAGGCCGCAAGATCGCCTTCCTCGCCGCGGACGGCGTCGAGAAGGTGGAGCTCGAACAGCCGCGGGCCGCGGTGGAGAAGGCCGGCGGACAGGTCGAGTTGCTGTCGGTCGGATCCGGCGAGATCGAGGCGCGCAACCACGACCTCGAACCGGCGGGCAAGTTCTCGGTCGACCGCGTGGTCGGCGATGCCTCGGTCGAGGAGTTCGACGGGCTGGTGCTGCCCGGCGGCACGGTCAACCCCGACAAGCTGCGGCTCGACGAGTCGGCGGTGGCGTTCGTCCGGGACTTCGTCCGATCCGGCAAGCCCGTGGCCGCCATCTGCCACGGCCCCTGGACGCTGGTGGAGGCCGATGTCGTGCGGGACCGAACCCTCACCTCGTACGCGAGCATCCGCACCGATCTGCGCAATGCCGGGGCCACCGTCGTCGACCAGGAGGTCTGTATCGACGGCAACCTGATCACGAGCCGGTCGCCGAAGGATCTGCCCGCGTTCTGCCAGGCCATCACCGATCAGTTCGCGAACACCCCGGCGCACACCTGA
- a CDS encoding NAD(P)/FAD-dependent oxidoreductase produces MTSVVIVGSGFTGFECARHLARKLRKREGSGSGPVEITVISPVDYMLYTPLLPDVAGGLVDARFVTIPLANSLRGVRAVRGRVDGVDFDGHTLTFSDPEGRTRSMSWDRLVLTPGSVTRLFDVPGLAEHARGLKSTAEALYLRDHVLEQLELANIDDDPQLAAARRTVVVVGASYSGTELAVQLRALADAAAEQMGFDADSVRFVLLDLAEQVMPEVGEKLGAAAQRVLRGRGIDVRLGVTLEEVHHDHVVLTDGTRIDTHTVAWVTGVTGAPLIENLGLPTEKGRLKVDADLQVPGHPDVFAAGDAAAVPDLTQSGAITPPTAQHATRQGKVLARNVAASLGHGTKKLYKHRNMGLVVDLGPRYAVANPLGVRLSGLPAKAVTRAYHLYAIPRFVNRWAVSLAYLTDVFFARSVVSIGLSSADDARFSASEGIPMPKAD; encoded by the coding sequence ATGACCTCGGTGGTAATCGTCGGCAGCGGGTTCACCGGTTTCGAATGCGCCCGCCACCTGGCCCGCAAGCTGCGCAAGCGTGAAGGATCCGGTTCCGGCCCGGTCGAGATCACCGTCATCTCGCCGGTCGACTACATGCTCTACACGCCGTTGCTGCCCGATGTGGCAGGCGGTTTGGTCGACGCCCGGTTCGTGACGATTCCGTTGGCCAACAGCCTGCGGGGCGTGCGAGCCGTGCGCGGCCGGGTCGACGGCGTGGACTTCGACGGGCACACGCTCACGTTCTCCGACCCGGAGGGCCGGACCCGCAGCATGTCGTGGGACCGCCTGGTGCTCACCCCCGGTTCCGTGACGCGGCTGTTCGACGTCCCGGGGCTCGCCGAACACGCCCGCGGCCTCAAGTCGACTGCCGAGGCGCTGTACCTGCGCGACCACGTCCTCGAACAGCTCGAACTGGCGAACATCGACGACGACCCCCAGCTGGCCGCGGCCAGGCGGACCGTCGTCGTGGTGGGCGCCTCGTATTCCGGTACCGAACTGGCGGTGCAGCTCCGGGCGCTGGCCGACGCCGCGGCCGAGCAGATGGGTTTCGACGCCGACAGCGTGCGGTTCGTGCTGCTGGACCTCGCCGAACAGGTGATGCCGGAGGTCGGGGAGAAGCTCGGCGCCGCGGCGCAGCGGGTGCTGCGCGGACGCGGCATCGACGTGCGGCTGGGGGTGACGCTCGAGGAGGTCCACCACGACCACGTCGTGCTCACCGACGGCACCCGGATCGACACACACACCGTCGCCTGGGTCACCGGGGTCACCGGTGCCCCGCTGATCGAGAACCTCGGCCTGCCCACCGAGAAGGGGCGCCTCAAGGTGGACGCCGACCTGCAGGTGCCCGGCCACCCCGATGTGTTCGCGGCGGGCGACGCCGCCGCCGTCCCCGACCTCACCCAGTCCGGCGCCATCACGCCGCCGACGGCCCAGCACGCCACCCGGCAGGGGAAAGTGCTGGCGCGCAACGTGGCTGCCAGCCTGGGGCACGGCACCAAGAAGCTGTACAAGCACCGGAACATGGGTCTGGTGGTCGACCTCGGACCGCGGTACGCGGTGGCCAATCCGCTCGGGGTGCGGCTGTCCGGGCTGCCCGCCAAAGCCGTCACGCGGGCTTACCACCTGTACGCGATTCCCCGGTTCGTCAACCGCTGGGCGGTGTCACTGGCCTATCTGACCGACGTGTTCTTCGCCCGGTCGGTGGTGTCGATCGGGTTGTCGTCCGCCGACGATGCGCGGTTCTCGGCCAGCGAGGGCATACCCATGCCGAAAGCGGACTGA
- a CDS encoding NUDIX domain-containing protein, translating to MPKLSAGLLLYRITDGVVEVLLGHPGGPFWARRDDGAWSIPKGEYTDGEDPWAAAQREFSEELGSTVPPGEPVRLEQVKQAGGKIVTVFAVRGDLDPDTAVSNTFTLEWPKGSGNLREFPEIDRVAWFPVAAARTRLLAGQVPVLDQLLRHVGAERE from the coding sequence GTGCCGAAATTGAGCGCCGGTCTGCTGCTGTACCGGATCACGGACGGCGTCGTCGAGGTACTGCTCGGGCATCCGGGCGGCCCGTTCTGGGCGCGGCGCGACGATGGTGCGTGGTCGATACCCAAGGGCGAGTACACCGACGGCGAGGATCCATGGGCCGCCGCGCAGCGGGAGTTCAGCGAGGAACTCGGGTCGACGGTCCCGCCCGGTGAGCCCGTGCGCCTGGAACAGGTCAAGCAGGCCGGGGGCAAGATCGTGACGGTGTTCGCCGTGCGCGGTGACCTGGACCCGGACACCGCGGTGAGCAACACCTTCACGCTCGAGTGGCCGAAGGGTTCCGGCAACCTCAGGGAGTTTCCCGAGATCGACCGGGTGGCCTGGTTTCCGGTGGCGGCGGCGCGGACGAGGCTGCTGGCCGGTCAGGTACCTGTGCTCGATCAGCTGTTGAGACACGTTGGCGCAGAACGCGAGTAG
- a CDS encoding LLM class F420-dependent oxidoreductase — MKYAVVAPVAGGVTADPAWMAEFARHLEACGFESIVVVEHTVLMTQYASVYPYDASGRVELTADTPVPDPLDLLAFLAAHTERLVLATGVLVLPNHHPVVLAKRVATVDALSGGRVRLAVGTGWLAEELRACGADFATRGARADEQIQVLRTLWADTPNGASFHGKFFDFDHAMSYPKPAARIPIHIGGHSRAAARRAGRFGDGFQPLGVAGAELAGLVSRMRSAATESGRDPNALELSLGHMVAKIDQGRAEKLADLGAHRAILAMPPVTALEEATDVVSACAQRLGLIS; from the coding sequence GTGAAGTACGCCGTGGTCGCGCCGGTCGCCGGCGGCGTCACCGCCGACCCGGCCTGGATGGCGGAGTTCGCGCGGCATCTGGAGGCATGCGGTTTCGAGTCGATCGTCGTGGTCGAGCACACGGTGCTGATGACGCAGTACGCCAGCGTCTACCCGTACGACGCGTCCGGGCGGGTCGAACTCACCGCCGACACCCCGGTCCCCGATCCGCTGGATCTGCTGGCATTCCTCGCCGCCCACACCGAACGCCTGGTTCTGGCCACCGGGGTGCTGGTGCTGCCCAACCACCACCCGGTCGTGCTCGCCAAGCGGGTGGCGACGGTCGACGCGTTGTCGGGCGGCCGGGTGCGACTGGCGGTCGGGACCGGGTGGCTCGCCGAGGAACTGCGGGCGTGCGGCGCCGACTTCGCCACCCGCGGCGCCCGCGCCGACGAACAGATCCAGGTGCTGCGGACGCTCTGGGCCGACACCCCGAACGGCGCGAGCTTTCACGGGAAGTTCTTCGACTTCGACCATGCGATGTCCTACCCGAAACCGGCGGCCCGCATACCGATTCACATCGGCGGACACAGCAGGGCCGCCGCCAGACGCGCGGGCCGCTTCGGTGACGGCTTCCAGCCACTGGGCGTCGCCGGCGCCGAGCTCGCCGGCCTGGTGTCCCGGATGCGTTCCGCCGCAACAGAATCCGGTCGCGACCCCAATGCGCTCGAACTGTCGCTCGGGCACATGGTCGCCAAGATCGACCAGGGGCGTGCGGAGAAGCTCGCGGATCTCGGCGCCCACCGGGCGATTCTGGCGATGCCGCCGGTCACCGCGCTCGAGGAGGCCACCGACGTGGTGTCGGCGTGCGCTCAGCGATTGGGGCTGATCTCGTGA
- a CDS encoding serine/threonine-protein kinase, whose protein sequence is MPLAEGATFAGYTIVRLLGTGGMGEVYLAQHPRLPRRDALKVLPATVSADDEYRERFNREADIAATLWHPHIVGVHDRGEYDGQIWISMDYVEGTDAAQLLRDSHRTGLPPTEVVAIVRAVADALDYAHQRGLLHRDVKPANILLARPGSGEERILLADFGIARWVNDISGLTATNMTVGTVSYAAPEQLMGGELDGRADQYALAATAFHLLTGEPPFAHANPAVVISQHLSAAPPGPGVHRTELAAADPVFARALAKDPKDRFERCADFARALAHRLAGADPGATEQWLPAAAPAPARRSLLRPAVLIPAVLAVLLVVAVAVAVTEFRRADDERPAAAGTATSSAPAPPPPTTTPPITTPPITTPPITTPPTAAPPPPAVVGANCAPVGTTSTTADGTTAYCETLQSTGASIWSLTPGDVPEPTVTPAPTEEVLPFAEESPVRVCMQQTGLTRPECREAIRRSNGVPFP, encoded by the coding sequence ATGCCGTTGGCCGAGGGGGCGACGTTCGCGGGTTACACCATCGTGCGACTGCTGGGGACCGGCGGCATGGGCGAGGTCTACCTCGCCCAGCATCCCCGGTTGCCCCGGCGAGACGCGCTGAAGGTGCTGCCCGCGACCGTATCAGCGGACGACGAGTACCGAGAGCGGTTCAACCGGGAAGCCGATATCGCCGCGACGCTGTGGCATCCGCACATCGTCGGCGTCCACGACCGCGGCGAGTACGACGGTCAGATCTGGATCTCCATGGATTACGTGGAGGGCACCGACGCCGCGCAACTGTTGCGGGACAGCCACCGGACCGGTTTGCCGCCGACCGAGGTGGTCGCGATCGTGCGGGCGGTCGCAGACGCCCTCGACTACGCCCATCAGCGCGGCCTGCTGCACCGCGATGTCAAGCCCGCCAACATCCTGCTGGCCCGCCCCGGCTCCGGTGAGGAGCGAATTCTGTTGGCGGACTTCGGCATCGCCCGCTGGGTCAACGACATCAGCGGGCTCACCGCCACCAACATGACCGTCGGCACGGTGTCGTATGCCGCACCGGAGCAGCTGATGGGCGGTGAACTCGACGGGCGGGCCGACCAGTACGCGTTGGCCGCCACGGCCTTCCACCTGCTCACCGGTGAGCCTCCCTTCGCCCATGCCAATCCGGCGGTGGTGATCAGCCAGCACCTGTCCGCGGCGCCGCCCGGACCGGGCGTGCACCGCACGGAACTGGCCGCGGCGGACCCGGTGTTCGCCCGTGCGCTGGCCAAGGACCCGAAGGACCGCTTCGAACGGTGTGCGGATTTCGCCCGGGCCTTGGCCCATCGCCTCGCCGGGGCCGATCCCGGCGCCACCGAGCAGTGGCTGCCCGCCGCCGCGCCCGCACCCGCGCGCCGGTCGCTGCTGCGGCCCGCGGTGCTGATCCCGGCGGTGCTGGCCGTCCTGTTGGTGGTGGCCGTCGCCGTGGCGGTGACCGAGTTCCGCCGGGCCGACGACGAGCGACCCGCCGCCGCCGGAACCGCCACCTCCAGCGCACCCGCTCCGCCGCCTCCAACCACGACGCCTCCCATCACGACGCCTCCCATCACGACGCCTCCCATCACGACGCCTCCCACCGCGGCTCCCCCGCCGCCCGCCGTCGTCGGCGCGAACTGCGCACCGGTGGGCACCACCTCGACCACGGCCGACGGCACCACCGCGTACTGCGAAACCCTGCAGAGCACCGGCGCTTCCATCTGGTCGTTGACTCCCGGCGACGTCCCGGAACCCACGGTGACACCAGCGCCCACCGAAGAGGTGCTGCCGTTCGCCGAGGAGTCCCCGGTGCGGGTGTGCATGCAGCAGACCGGGTTGACCCGCCCGGAATGCCGCGAGGCGATCCGGCGCAGCAACGGAGTGCCGTTCCCGTGA
- a CDS encoding DUF7882 family protein, whose translation MATVHVGGQPLPGTFTNHFLAHLQVATAARFASGKGFFLTTTDAGDDGTERTVSHWLHPGLPVSFAFDVSDGSGGRVAPEALQANEIQEITAAMDTPNGVRGSDGLWWPFTEGS comes from the coding sequence GTGGCAACGGTTCACGTGGGCGGGCAACCGCTACCGGGCACATTCACCAACCACTTCCTGGCGCACCTGCAGGTGGCCACGGCGGCGCGGTTCGCCTCCGGGAAGGGGTTCTTCCTCACCACCACCGATGCGGGCGACGACGGCACCGAACGGACGGTGAGCCACTGGCTCCACCCCGGCCTGCCGGTCAGCTTCGCCTTCGACGTCTCCGACGGGTCGGGTGGGCGGGTGGCGCCAGAAGCGCTGCAGGCCAACGAGATCCAGGAGATCACCGCGGCCATGGACACGCCCAACGGCGTCCGCGGCAGCGACGGCCTGTGGTGGCCGTTCACCGAAGGGTCGTAG
- a CDS encoding PDR/VanB family oxidoreductase encodes MPLLDRFRQAPPSAFGRLRHDLSIGLADTAISALWALSGRVRDISEPAARDELIPLTVTDRRLVADDVVALTLTAAGPDPLPVWHPGAHLDVHLPSGRIRQYSLCGDPAVRDHYRIAVRRIPDGGGGSREVHEQLTPGATVATHGPRNAFPLTLPGYGSPAQRLHFVAGGIGITPILPMLAPAARLSVPWTMVYTGRNRPSLPFLDEVAGYGDRVRIRTDDVSGVPSAADLLGDCPDGTTVYACGPAPLLTAVRSALVGRDGVELHYERFAAPPVVDGAPFAVSIASTGVTVPVAADESLLSALRRSGVHAPYSCRQGFCGTCRTRVLDGTVEHRDTLLTDPEREAGMMLTCVSRAAEGRTLTLEL; translated from the coding sequence ATGCCCCTGCTCGACCGGTTCCGGCAGGCCCCGCCCAGCGCGTTCGGCCGGCTGCGCCACGACCTGTCGATCGGCCTTGCCGACACCGCCATCTCCGCGCTCTGGGCGCTGTCGGGCCGCGTCCGCGACATCTCCGAGCCGGCGGCACGCGACGAGCTCATCCCGCTCACCGTCACCGACCGCCGACTGGTCGCCGACGACGTCGTCGCACTCACGCTCACGGCCGCAGGCCCGGACCCGCTCCCGGTCTGGCATCCCGGAGCCCACCTCGACGTGCACCTGCCCAGCGGGCGGATCCGGCAGTACTCGCTGTGCGGCGACCCCGCGGTGCGGGACCACTACCGAATAGCGGTGCGCCGCATCCCCGACGGCGGGGGCGGTTCGCGCGAAGTGCACGAGCAGCTGACGCCGGGCGCGACCGTCGCAACACACGGGCCCCGCAACGCTTTTCCGCTCACCCTGCCCGGTTACGGGTCCCCCGCGCAGCGGCTGCACTTCGTCGCCGGCGGTATCGGCATCACGCCCATCCTGCCGATGCTCGCGCCGGCGGCGCGGCTCTCCGTGCCGTGGACGATGGTCTACACCGGCCGCAACCGCCCCAGCCTGCCGTTCCTCGACGAGGTGGCGGGCTACGGCGACCGGGTTCGGATCCGCACCGACGACGTCAGCGGTGTGCCCTCGGCCGCCGATCTGCTCGGCGACTGCCCGGACGGAACGACGGTGTACGCATGCGGACCGGCGCCGTTGCTGACCGCGGTGCGCTCGGCACTCGTCGGGCGCGACGGGGTGGAACTCCACTACGAGCGGTTCGCCGCCCCGCCGGTCGTCGACGGCGCGCCGTTTGCGGTGTCGATCGCGTCGACGGGGGTGACGGTGCCGGTCGCCGCGGACGAGAGCCTGCTGAGCGCGCTGCGCCGATCCGGTGTGCACGCTCCCTACTCGTGCCGGCAGGGCTTCTGCGGTACGTGCCGGACAAGAGTGCTCGACGGGACCGTCGAGCACCGCGACACGCTGCTCACCGACCCGGAGCGGGAGGCGGGCATGATGCTGACCTGCGTGTCGCGTGCCGCCGAGGGCCGCACCCTGACGCTCGAGCTGTAG
- a CDS encoding metal-dependent hydrolase yields MLRPRRFDVEIDPGPVQIQARKVAFDVEGVGLHWIPGHPVASNVVSLLNIVLPAAERWFVDTFNEALPLVKDPRLADDMRGFIGQEATHADVHDQVLHSYLETHGIDPAPVLDQIEYVFTRMLAPSTSTDPKRRLNHLCDRLWLIAAIEHYTAVMGDFALNCAWDDFGADPTMVDLFRWHGSEEVEHRSVAHDVAVYFHDSYLDRIRAMSIAVVMIFVFFQRAAWYLVKADPNTDIGWWRFNRLRMRDSKLGLLPRYRKLFGANTLMYFRPGFSPEEMGSTAQAVAYLASSPAARAAHL; encoded by the coding sequence ATGTTGCGACCACGCCGCTTCGATGTGGAGATCGATCCGGGACCGGTCCAGATCCAGGCCCGCAAGGTGGCCTTCGACGTCGAGGGTGTCGGCCTGCACTGGATTCCGGGCCACCCGGTCGCGTCGAACGTCGTGAGCCTGCTCAACATCGTGCTGCCTGCTGCGGAACGCTGGTTCGTCGACACCTTCAACGAGGCGCTGCCCCTGGTGAAAGATCCGAGACTCGCCGACGACATGCGGGGTTTCATCGGCCAAGAAGCAACCCACGCCGACGTCCACGACCAGGTGCTGCACTCCTACCTCGAGACCCACGGCATCGATCCCGCGCCCGTGCTCGACCAGATCGAGTACGTGTTCACCAGGATGCTGGCCCCGAGCACCTCGACCGATCCGAAACGCAGACTCAACCACCTGTGTGACCGGCTGTGGCTGATCGCCGCCATCGAGCACTACACCGCGGTGATGGGTGACTTCGCCTTGAACTGCGCGTGGGACGACTTCGGGGCCGATCCCACGATGGTCGACCTGTTCCGGTGGCACGGCAGCGAGGAAGTCGAACACCGCAGTGTGGCCCACGACGTCGCGGTGTACTTCCACGACAGCTACCTCGACCGGATCCGGGCCATGTCCATCGCCGTCGTGATGATCTTCGTGTTCTTCCAGCGCGCCGCCTGGTATCTGGTCAAGGCGGACCCGAACACCGATATCGGGTGGTGGCGGTTCAACCGGCTCCGGATGCGCGATTCCAAGCTCGGCCTGCTGCCGCGATACCGGAAGTTGTTCGGCGCCAACACATTGATGTACTTCCGGCCCGGTTTCTCCCCTGAGGAGATGGGGTCGACGGCGCAGGCGGTCGCCTACCTGGCCAGCTCCCCGGCGGCGCGGGCCGCGCACCTCTGA